The Cydia amplana chromosome 19, ilCydAmpl1.1, whole genome shotgun sequence genome includes a window with the following:
- the LOC134657072 gene encoding trypsin-1-like produces MSFIGSKNVGVTGGNVIDIEQAPYMALLYTQPDAPCGGVIIHEKYILTSATCCNQRTEDLYCFVGTNRKEQLGRAVIIDKLIKYPQDLKPSICLIRLQEPLRFSDTVAKIELNDGSIILSRDTIATLTAFGAENSNDVSIKELRQGEVPISDVDWCKKEDKRLGDLQLCAGDQKHNGCYGDVGGALTVEDTLVGVLAVVPNDCKYQPSRFARISSYKPWIEQKISQNP; encoded by the exons ATGAGTT ttATAGGTTCCAAGAATGTAGGGGTTACTGGCGGTAACGTCATTGATATTGAACAAGCTCCATACATGGCCTTACTTTATACCCAACCGGACGCTCCCTGTGGCGGGGTTATTATACACGAAAAGTATATCCTGACCTCTGCGACCTGCTGCAATCAGAGAAC GGAAGACCTCTATTGCTTCGTAGGTACAAATAGGAAAGAGCAATTGGGACGCGCCGTAATAATTGATAAGCTTATCAAATACCCTCAGGATTTGAAGCCAAGCATTTGTTTAATAAGACTCCAGGAGCCGTTGCGATTCAGTGATACAGTTGCTAAAATAGAGTTGAACGACGGGAGCATTATACTTTCTAGAGATACAATTGCAACACTAACAGCATTTGGTGCGGAGAATAGT AATGATGTATCAATAAAGGAGCTGCGTCAGGGAGAAGTCCCCATTTCTGATGTCGACTGGTGTAAGAAGGAGGACAAACGCTTAGGTGACCTTCAACTCTGCGCTGGAGACCAGAAACATAATGGTTGTTAT GGAGACGTCGGCGGGGCCTTGACCGTTGAAGACACTCTGGTGGGAGTGTTGGCTGTTGTACCGAACGACTGTAAATACCAGCCGTCGCGTTTCGCTAGAATAAGTTCTTACAAACCGTGGATCGAACAAAAAATCAGTCAGAACCCTTAA